CCTGTATCTATCAATGTCTTGTCAATCGCCCATCCTTAAAATGTCCTTTGTTTTGCAATAATGTTTTCTCGCTCGACTGTGACCGAAATTACCAATGGATCTGTTCGTTGTAAGTTTTCTTTTGGAATTTCATCTATCGTAAAGGAAATCTTCACCTTTTCCCAATCTTGTAATGGTAATTCTGCCTCTACCGTTTCGATCTTCTTACCTTCGTTATTTCTTTTATGAATTCTCCCGATTACTGTCGCTTGGAAATCTACCTTAGAAATTGATACCTTAGTTATGTTATTACACCGTATATCTCCGCCTCTCTCTTGAACTGGTATGATTCTTGTTGTCTTCATTGATCTTTTATGATTCTTCCTTAATTTTCCTAAGAATTTCAGATCTATTAAGAGGTATTAATATCCAGAActgatttctagcgccaaaaatgtagttgtaagaaatcttacaactacaatCCACTTTAACTAATTCAACCTCTAGATGATCATATGAATTCttgattttattaacaaaagatTAGGAATGtttacaagatagattcaagtattacaacaattctacttgaaacctaaactcactttctctctcttcgtatctcttttccaagacttgtcctagaatcccctacagaaaatgatatctctcctttatataggatttttacatagtgggtgacagctaagaatcccattattttcgggatcattATGGGatatattcgctcatatacaatctctTATCTTCGTATAGCATCCTTCTTCGCACGATTCTtcatactttactcgtgactttgctgacatcatctggtgtgtcatctcaactttgttgtgtaCGATGCTCTTCGCTTAGGTTGTACTCTTTACTTCGCGTAATtattaacgtgtgcgatatttaactcctacacctAGCACTTCCTTCATCACCTTGCACAAAAGCTGGAACTTCTCCTTCGTCACTGGCCTACCCTCATCATCATCCTCCACGATCTTCCAACCTTCCTTTGCTGACCCTGCAAGTTTCACTCTTTTATGATCCCTCCCCTCCTCTTCCACGATTTTCAGACCTTCTTTCGCAGGACCTGCAAGTTTCACTCTTTTATGATCCCTCCCCTCCTCCTTCTCTTCCACGCTTTTCAGACCTTCCTTCGCTGGCTCTGCAAGTTTCACTCTTTTATGATCCCTCCTCCTTCTCATCCTCAAGGCTTTTCAGACCTTCCTTTGCTGGCCCTGCAAGTGTCACTCTTTTATGATCCTTCCCCTCATCCTTCTCCTCCTCCACACTTTTCAGACCTGCCTTGGTTGGCTCTGTAAGTTTCACTCCCTTAGCCTCCAGTATTTTATGAATGAGAGCTTTTTTTTACCCTTCCCAGTACAACCTCTCAAACGTAGTGACAACCTAATTTTGTACAACTGTGTCGCTGAGAGCCTATTCAAACCATCGTAAGTTAGAGGCACTTGTAAATTCAGTAATTCATTAGAAGACATTTTTACTCTCTTCCCCACTTGATCCTGCTTTTGTTTCTGTATTTCTCTTGATTCAGATAAAGAAGCAGAACCGATCATGCTTCCAGTAAGAGACGCACCAGAAGTTTCAGTACCCAACGGAAACAATTGAGCTTTACCATTCACACTCTGACTTATCTTCCTTTGAGAGTTCAAGGATGAATCCCGATGAACTGAAACACCAATAGTACTTTTAGGCTCTTGGACAACATGGGTCTCTGGTTTCTGTGCCACCTCCCCTTTTGAATTTACAGATGAATTTGAGGGAACAAGAACCGATTTACTGAAAATAGCACTGGGTTCTGACTTGGCCTTATTCTTGTCCGGTCGCTGTTGTAACTCCAAAGAAGGTACTAAACAGAGAGCATTTTCAGTAACAGAAATCACGGGTTCTTGGCCATGAACCATATACTCGGAACTGTCAGGGATGAAATTATACTAGTAGTGCCAGAAGTAACCGCGTCACCAAAAATCTGAATGTTCTCTGCTGCTGAGACATCTGAATTCGGCTTCAAACACAAGCTTGACTCAGTAAACGAAATAAACTTTGATTTGACTTTTTCTGTTTCTGCTTTAGCTGAGATACTGTCTGCAGGATGCCCCATCTAGAGCAAACAAATAGCAATAGATTACAGAACATATACTCATAGAGAACAACTATCGTACTACATATATgtcaaaccatcaaaatgaagCTTGTGTTCTCACTTCTAACATGAAAAATAACTTAGAtcagaataaataaaaaaacacgaCAGCAAATTGGATTCACCTGGTGGCATGACATATAACGAGGAATTTTCCAAAACTGAATGACCTGTTAGTGAGAGATATGGGAACATGGACTCCAAATGTAATGATATGTGAAATTGGACGAGTCACAGAGATAACGATATATTGGATATAATAAAATGCTGCTATAAATGATTGGCCAGAAAGCCTTTGCAAGTATGTGGTTTTATGAAGCTATTATGAGCCTGTTATCACTGATTGTGTTACTAAATCTCAGTAATTCTAAAGCAATAATTTTTGAATGACAAGCACCGTCTAGATCAGATGAAGAACAATACAAAAAATTAGAGAGAACTGACCTCTAAAGATAATGAATGATCACTTGAAATAACACAATAAACTAAAATATTCTTATAAAGATTACAAATAAAAGATTTCCCCAGCCAATACACAAGTACCACAACTGTGCCCTAAACCTAATTTCAAGCCcaattttcagattttttttttttttgaaccaaaCAATTCTGACTACTTTTAAAAATTACTAGTAACAATCAACACTAAAAACGCAGACAAAGATAAAAACCCCAAGTATCAAATGTAAAATTAAGAAACAATTAGTGTTTTAGATCAAACAAGCAAAGCAATTAGGGCATTTACAAATGGCGAAGAACATTAAGTTTTACAGTAAGGGTCGGAAATGTACCTGGGAAGAAGAAACAAACATGAAATTGCAGATTAATTGAtacatatttttgtttcaatttcctTTTTTTCATCCATCTGAGTAAAAATTTCAGTTCTGAAAGACGGAGACGAGAGTTCTCGCAGGATGCGCAGAGAGACAAAAGAGTGTTGTGGTGGAAAAAAGAAATGTGAACATGGTAAAAGTTGTATCTTTGATTTATTTACTTTTTCctcggaaaaaaaaaagttaagctaAAGCTTTGCAGGCCGAATATGTCACCAAATGGTGTGCTCAAGTTGGGTTTGTAGGTGACGTTGTTAATTGCGGATTTTGGTTCGTCTGGATCGAGTTGTTATAGGGAGAGCAAAAAAaaatctgagaagaaaaaaattgtagTCACCTCACAAGTTAAACCGGGTTACATATATATGAACAGGTCGGACTAACTGTACCTTCTAACCACACGAAATTTTCATATACTCAGTCCGGTCATCATCAAACCTACTCCTTCCTTGTCTTGTTCTTTTATATAACAGTAATTACCATTATCGAAACATAAAACTTTCATTAAAGGTTGGTGATTTTTTTCCCGCCATTGTAATCATAGTAAACACGAAACTATCGTCGTGCATATAAGAAATAAATCCAGATAAGCCTACGTGATAATTGAATAAAATCGTGTAATAGATAGAAAAATCTaaatatcatcatcaacaatttgATACGGTGAGATCATGATCTAGAGATTGCGGGCAAAGATGACAAAATGATGCGACAACTGATTTTAACGATACAGATCCATTTAAATGGAAGTGTTGTCTATTATAGGAAGGGTCTTAATACTGGATATTATTTTATCACGTATAATCTAATACtgtttcttttaatcttttctaATGATAACCACGATGATTGGACAAGTTGATTTTCATTACCTATGAAATTGATACCGATTTTATATGCACACACCTCTCTTTAAATCAAAAAGTATCACACAGACACAACTTCACTTTTctgttttgatgtatattttATATGTTGCAATTAGGAGAAGACGATGAAAGGGTTAAGGTTTAGTTAATTAAACGTATGTGAAAAGTTTGTGAGGGTAATTATGTCTGACTCGTAGATTTATATTAAATTGATCCTAGTTAATGAGTCAACTATGGTTTTTGCTCTCCCCGGATCTTTTTTTGCTCTCCTTTTAATAAAAATCAATGCATTTGGGTCAACTTGATCCTTCTTTAGTTCGTCAACTGTAACTGTTGAGTATGTATAGGTCTTCCCTCAGTGTGTTTCTGTGTGTCTTTAGTTGTGTTCATTCGTACGGTGTTCTGTACAGATGACCTGTCATGACAGGTTGTCTGTCACAAAGAGTGTGTGAGTCTCCCTTTTCTGTATTTAAGAGattcgtttcttctttgtttgagAATGTGATCATCATCTTTTTCCTCTGCCATTTCTCTATGATATCAGAGCCATTTAGCCTGATAACCTTTGTCtttttattgatttcttttcgCTTCCGCCATTAAAACTCTGCACATTTTCTTGATTTCCTTGCTTTCTTGTTCAAATTTTCTTCATGGAATCCACAATAACTAAGGTTCCTCTTCATACAATCTCTAGTCTTGTTACTTCTAAACTTCAAGATCACAATTTCATTACTTGGAAAGCTTTACTACTTTCTTTATTCAAACGCTATAATACTTCAGGTTACATAGGTAGAACTAAGCCTTATCCTCTCAAGTACGTTTATGCAGTAAGAGGAGTAGATAAAAAAGCGACAATTAATCCAGATTACACTCGTTGGTATGAAGAAGATCAAACAATAATACTCTGGATCTAGTCTACAATCTCAAAAGGTGTTATTTCTTATGTAGTTAGTACATCTACTTCGTATGAATTATGGAAATCGATTGAAGAAAGGGTTTGCTGCAACATCTTCAACTCATGCTATTCAACTACGCACAAAGTTGTCAAACATCAAGCAAGGTAATTCGTTGATTACTGCTTTTTTAAATGAGATTAAGAAGATTTCAAATCTACTCTTTGTTGCTGAATCTGCTATCAACAAAAGTGAGATTGTGGTTAGTGTTCTCAATGGCCTTAATCCCGTTTTTTTTTCTACTTCATTTAGAATTAGAAAACTTCATAATCTTTTACTTACTTGGGAAATCATTCTGACTGAGAAATCAAAACCTTGTGGAGACCTAGTCTTGTAATATCAAATAGTGGTTACTCTTACTACCACAACATTATTGATTACTATAGTAAGTATTGTTGGATCTTTCCTTTAATGAGATTCTGATTTTATTCAAGTTACAAGTAGAAAATTTCTTTGATCTTACTATCAAGACTGTTAGaactgatggtggtggtgagtTTATCAACAATGGTGCATTCTTATCTACTTGTGGTGTCACACATCAAAACACTTGTCCTTACTCACCTGAGCAGAATAGAGCTGCAGAAGCAAAACAAAAACATTTGGTTGGTCTTACAAGAACACTTATTCTTCAGTCATGAATGCAATCACGACAACTAATTATCTGGTAAACAGATTACCTACTGCTTCTTTATCTTTTGTTTCTCCTTATGAAAAGTTGTATGGTGCTCCACCAAATTATCGGTACTTGAAAGTGTTTGGTTGTTCTTGCTATCCTTTGTTAAAACCTTATACACATTTTAAACTAGATCCTAGGAGCAAGCTATGTGTTTTTCTGGGTTATGCTTCTTCTCAAAAAGGATATAGATGTTATGATCCATATTCTAGAAAAGTGTATATCTCAAGACATGTTACTTTTGATGAGGAACATTTTCCTGCTCTTGCCTGCAATTTATTCAACACTTACAAGATTGATTCTCAGCGGTATCATTTTTATCAAGACAAACGCATTCCAACTTCTGTATCAACAGCTACATCACAACATTCTGCTTTAGCTGAGTTACATGATTTTCTGTCAACTAGTGCAGTTGATCCCGCTGCAACTTTGTCAACTACCACATTTGATCCCTTTGCACCATGTTCTACTTCCGCAGTCACATCAAGCCAGTCACCAATCACAACAACTATTGCATCAACACCTTCTTCTGCTCCTTTACAGCCAACCGTGTCCACTCATAATATGCATACTAGGGGTAAAAATGGAATTTTCAAGACTAAATCTTATTTCTCAATAAGATATCCTTTATCTATGCTATCTCAACTTACTAAGCTTAATCCTACTTCTTACAAGCAAGCTCTGAACAGTCCCAAATGGCTTAACTCAATGGTTTAGGAGAATACAGCTTTGAAAACTGCTATTACAACTATAGTTGATCCATATGAAGCACATAAATTGGTTAGATGTAAATGGGTTTTTAAGGTTAAACATATTCCAGATGGAACTATGGAAAGACTAATCCCATATTAGGTACTAAAGGATATTATCAACAAGAAGGTTTGGATTATGCCAAAAATTTCAGTCTTGTTTCCAAACCCACTACTATTAGACTTGTTCCTTCCACTGCAGTTCAAAATGATTGTCCTGTGAAGCAACTTGACATCAGCAATGATAATCTTCATGGTTTTCTTCAGGAAGATGTATACATGACTCAACCTCCTGGCTTCAAAGATAAAGATAAGCCTCACTTTGTTTGTATATAAATCCATCTATGGCCTGAAACAAGCCCCAAGTGTTTGGTATGAGAAACTGATGAATTCTCTTCTTGCAATTGGTTTTAGACCTTCTCATGTTGACTCTTCTTTATGTATCTACACGAGTGGAAATAATATGTGTTATGTCCTGGTGTATGTAGATGAGGTACTTATCATTGGATCCTCTACTGAGTTTTGACAAGGTAATTTCTCAGCATGCTATATCTTTTCCAATCAAGGATTTATGATGAGTTCACTATTTTCTACATCTTAAGGTTAAGATTTAGAGAAATGATATTGTTATGCATCTGTCTCAAACAAAATATATACATGATCtcttaaagaaaactaatatgcTCACCTCTAATCCTTGCAATACTCCTGTTATTGCTAACATAAAAATTAGTAAGCATGATGGTTCACCATTAGATGATCCCACTGAGTATAAGTCACTTGTTGGGGCACTTCAGTATGTTACTTGGATAAGACCAAAAATTTGTTATGCAATTAATCATATGTGTCAGCATATGAGCAATCCTACATATGTACATCTTATTGCAGCAAAGAGAATTCTCAGATATCTAAAGCATACTATTGATCACAGAATTGTTCTGCAAAAGGGACTTACAGCTCATTCATCTTTCTATGACTCAAACTGGGCAGGAAATCTAGATGATAGGAGATCAACTAGTGGGTAATGTGTCTTTTTTGGTTCTTCTCCCATCTCTTGGTTATCAAAGAAACAACCTACAATTGCTAGAAGATCCACCGAAGCAGAGTATAGGTATATTTCTCACACAACTGCTGAGGTGCTCTGCCTTTGTCATCTTCTCAAAGATCTTCATGTTTTTCAGTCAACTAGTCCCACCATTGATTGTGATAGTAAAGCTCGATTTCTCTGGCACCAAATCCAGTGCTGCATAGCagaatcaaacatttttctcttgatttttatttcattagGAAGTTGGTTCAATCGAGTACCTTACGTATTTACTATGTGTCCAGAGATTCTTTGGTTGCAGATCTCTTTACAAATTTAGGATTAAAACTTTCTGATGAATTATCATTGCAAACTACCCTAATGACATTTTGGAATAGTTCATCAGGGGCTTGATTTGTGACTTTAGCTGGCTGCGAACACCGAAAAATGGACCATTTACTATAAATGGTGCCCCCAAAAAAAGTGCAAATAAATTGTGCGTACTTATCTAATCATGACATGAAACCTATGATCTCGGCCGCCACTTCTGTCCCAGTATTGGTATTTTTATGATATAATTACACGAACATAATCTGCAACGACGTGAATATAGGGAGCAAGATCAATCGAAACATAATCTGCAACGTCCACTCCCAAAAACAGGATGAGGCGAGGTGAATTGTGCACTAAAATCACTAGTTCAGGTTTTCGTACCCGAGATCAAAGCTTTCTGTGACAGTGCTCCATACGAATTTGATACATTTCAAGATATATTTGACCTCTGCGAGGGAGGAATCCAATTACCCACATGCCCACTAAATAACATTAAGGATGCACTTCTTTTTGGGATGCTTAAAGAACTTGTTCGTGCAGATGGTGAAAACTTAATTAAAATTATCTTTTGCCAAAGCCGCATATCCACCCGGACCCACTCGATTTATCTGCTCATAACTGGTATTATAGTCGCTGGGATGAGGGTGGTACAATTCCGTATCCACTTATCACCGGCTCACCGTTGGTGGTTTCAAGAGAGCATTGAAGTAAGAAGAGATCAGAAATATTTTGAGGTTTTATGAACTTATTTTTGAAACTGTTGAAACTCATTAAATAATGAGATatggttgttttttgttttggtctggctaaattagaaattaatattaattattttACGGTTTCTGTGAATCCTTCTATTGcacttttctaaaaaaaaaaaaaagtaaaagaaaatcctttTACTGTCGGAGAATTGGCGATTATAAGTGTATGCCTTCTGATGTATAATTTACTGTTTAAAAAAGCAACCCAAAACAGTCTCTCTCTCTCACACCCAAACCCACGATGGCACCTTGTTTCTTTGGGGGAGACTGGTCCAACCTCTTCATGGAGTTAACAAAATTCCACCATTAGACTTGTATTTTTATGATCTATTGTAAGTGTAGGAAACAGTGAACAAATAATGAAATggaatctcaaacagctgagtcgcggactaggtcggtATCTTTAAAGTATTTCGCGAATCTGCCtctttgattgtgctagcagtcaaaaaTTGTCGaaaacctatgggataaaacagctgatactctctttgttcgatttctctacaccttgagaaatcgaaccaactcttactctttctaacacttgctcagaatATACAAGATAGATGAAAAACTAATGTTAttcatcttctccagaaactGTTCTTTTTTATAACTCATAGGAAATCAATACgcttttaatgaaaataaattttgcaATAATTGCCCACTGAAATTCCTCCAAAACAGTCATAAAACGGtaacaatataattaccaaaaataataaaatcaattAGGGAATATTAATTTCAAAAAACGTTTTAAAAATCAAGAGTCAAGCCTGCaaaaaataagtttctgaatcaccaGACCTCCCAAGATCCCAAGGTCCCGCTCTCCCGGATTTTTTAAAATAACAATATTGATATATATAACatacctagtcaaatgcatggggtgagacttgaacccaaatctatagtgtgggagcccaaaacaataccaccacactatctcTCTAAATTTGGTATACCATTACAAAAATATGTTTAACATACCTCAACGGTAAGTGCTGACATGTTATGAAATTAGGAAGATGAGATTCTTCGGCCTAAAACTTGTTCTTAATCGCGTATTTTTTTTGTCTCAAAAGCTCAGTTCAATCATATCCCAGTTTCCAATTGCGGACCATAGACAATTATTATGGTTTCGGGTCTGAACTAACCCACTTCTATATATGGTccataagagcaactgcagtggacaaGTATTTTTGTTTCACTAATAATTACTATTCCAGATACGTCATGGTACGGGGTTATTTGGACTACAAGATCAAACCAGATTTTGGAGCAagatttgataaataaaggtctGTGATCAAAATCAAAGaccaaagacaaaaaaaaaacgaccaaatttgagtttagtcagtggtgttacactaggatggaagagtaaatttggtcaggatcacatataatgttcaccccatcacaaggatcacatataatgtccgtcccatttggtcaggatcacatataatgtccgccccatcacaaggatcacatataatgtccgtCTCATCACAAGGATCACTTTATACGTTCGTTCCATCACATGATCACTTTATACGTTCGCCCCATCACATGATCActttatacgttcgctcgactatatttgggtttggtcttggtcacagaccaaatatagtctgggattt
This is a stretch of genomic DNA from Papaver somniferum cultivar HN1 chromosome 1, ASM357369v1, whole genome shotgun sequence. It encodes these proteins:
- the LOC113335453 gene encoding uncharacterized protein LOC113335453, whose protein sequence is MVHGQEPVISVTENALCLVPSLELQQRPDKNKAKSEPSAIFSKSVLVPSNSSVNSKGEVAQKPETHVVQEPKSTIGVSVHRDSSLNSQRKISQSVNGKAQLFPLGTETSGASLTGSMIGSASLSESREIQKQKQDQVGKRVKMSSNELLNLQVPLTYDGLNRLSATQLYKIRLSLRLRGCTGKGKKKLSFIKYWRLRE